A genome region from Primulina eburnea isolate SZY01 chromosome 9, ASM2296580v1, whole genome shotgun sequence includes the following:
- the LOC140840968 gene encoding uncharacterized protein, which translates to MEPKDQKQATAIDLVTSGNSPEFTRFSYALTHSSVIGLDAEWKPNRSSSTYPTVSLLQIACRLISSSDSDALQVFLVDLQEIQLLSVYELLKNVFVSPNVIKLGFRFKQDLVFLSYTFCQRGCEPGFDRVEPFIDITAIYNYLRPKVPGQRVPKQHKSLATVCEEVLGILLSKELQCSDWSKRPLTEEQKIYAAADAHCLVEIFNVFRAKVVREANIGGNCNKHRPSVLDPGLKIFETSDDCSLMRSTKYVEASDVVRTTVPELCGSMETSKEVDSSNSYKINKEVDNTLLWIVRKYGDRILLKDSDGKPKISKKKTKKSSTVLECKQKTLEVVDSWHDPSPWDPALGGDGSPKFLCDVMVEGLAKHLRCVGVDAAVPYSKRPDARDLIDQALKEKRVLLTRDAKLLRHEYLIKNQLYKVKSLLKNEQLLEVIETFQLKISEDQLMTRCTKCNGRFIQKPLTTEEAVEASKGFQVIPNCLFNKNIEFWKCMDCHQLYWEGTQYHNAIQKFMDVCKLNE; encoded by the exons ATCGGCCTCGACGCAGAGTGGAAGCCTAATCGCAGCTCCTCCACCTACCCCACCGTTTCCCTGCTCCAAATTGCTTGCCGCCTCATTAGCTCCTCTGATTCCGACGCGCTACAGGTTTTTCTGGTCGATCTTCAGGAAATTCAGCTTCTGTCCGTGTATGAATTGTTGAAGAATGTGTTTGTATCGCCGAATGTTATAAAGCTGGGATTCAGATTTAAGCAGGATTTGGTGTTCTTGTCCTATACGTTTTGTCAGCGTGGGTGTGAACCTGGTTTTGACAGA GTTGAACCTTTCATTGACATTACGGCCATATACAACTATTTACGACCCAAAGTACCCGGACAAAGGGTACCAAAACAACATAAGAGCTTAGCAACAGTCTGCGAGGAAGTTTTGGGCATTTTGCTGTCAAAG GAACTTCAGTGTAGTGACTGGTCTAAGCGTCCTTTGACAGAAGAGCAGAAGATATATGCGGCTGCAGATGCTCATTGTTTGGTTGAGATATTTAATGTCTTCCGAGCCAAGGTTGTTAGAGAAG CTAACATTGGGGGAAATTGCAATAAACACAGGCCATCTGTTTTAGATCCTGGGTTGAAGATCTTTGAGACGTCTGATGATTGTAGTCTGATGAGAAGTACCAAATATGTTGAAGCTTCAGACGTGGTCCGCACAACTGTGCCAGAATTGTGTGGCAGCATGGAGACAAGTAAGGAGGTGGATTCCTCGAACTCATATAAAATCAACAAAGAAGTGGATAACACCCTCTTATGGATAGTTAGGAAGTACGGTGACAGAATCTTGTTAAAGGATTCCGATGGAAAGCCCAAAATTTCGAAAAAGAAAACCAAAAAGTCTTCTACAGTACTGGAGTGTAAGCAAAAGACCCTGGAAGTAGTAGACAGTTGGCATGACCCCTCTCCATGGGATCCCGCCTTGGGCGGTGACGGATCCCCTAAGTTTTTATGTGACGTGATG GTTGAAGGCTTGGCGAAGCATTTGCGGTGTGTTGGGGTAGATGCTGCAGTTCCATATTCGAAGAGGCCCGATGCCAG AGATTTGATAGATCAAGCACTAAAAGAGAAGCGAGTGCTCTTGACAAGAGATGCCAAACTTTTGAGACATGAATATTTGATAAAAAACCAACTATACAAGGTGAAGAGTCTCCTTAAAAATGAACAGCTTCTTGAG GTCATAGAAACATTTCAACTTAAAATATCCGAAGACCAGCTAATGACAAGGTGCACTAAATGCAACGGGAGGTTCATCCAAAAGCCTCTGACAACTGAAGAAGCTGTTGAGGCATCCAAGGGATTTCAAGTGATTCCTAACTGCTTGTTCAACAAAAATATCGAGTTTTGGAAGTGCATGGACTGCCATCAACTTTACTGGGAG GGGACCCAGTATCACAATGCAATACAGAAGTTTATGGACGTTTGCAAGCTAAACGAGTAA
- the LOC140840969 gene encoding dof zinc finger protein DOF4.6-like, whose amino-acid sequence MDTNVQWPQGIGVVKPQVDQKKPRPQKEQAINCPRCSSTNTKFCYYNNYSLSQPRYFCKTCRRYWTEGGTLRNVPVGGGSRKNKRSSAAVLPSVSSSKKLVVPSPPKFSPQNPKIHEGQDLNLAYNPSHYNGFPEFVPFPFGSDAKNLESQNPNNPSSNPSYFPVMEFLKTGISSMGSVGSFMTNIPPVSDNPNSVFSSGNNFPVHGFKSSLSFSLDRGLVDHNQNEYGNLQDHTNSSRILFPFEELKPVSTNHEQFEQDREQAESNGYWNGMLAEGSW is encoded by the exons ATGGATACTAATGTTCAGTGGCCACAG GGAATTGGAGTTGTGAAACCACAAGTTGATCAGAAGAAGCCAAGGCCTCAAAAGGAACAAGCTATAAACTGCCCTAGATGCAGTTCtacaaacacaaagttctgTTATTACAACAACTACAGTCTCTCTCAGCCAAGGTACTTTTGCAAGACTTGTAGGAGGTACTGGACCGAAGGTGGAACCTTAAGAAATGTTCCAGTTGGTGGAGgatcaagaaaaaacaaaaGATCTTCTGCTGCTGTGCTTCCTTCCGTAAGTTCTTCCAAGAAATTAGTGGTCCCCAGCCCACCAAAATTTTCACCTCAGAATCCGAAGATCCACGAAGGGCAGGACCTGAATTTAGCTTATAATCCATCCCACTACAATGGATTCCCTGAATTCGTTCCTTTTCCATTCGGAAGTGACGCAAAAAATCTCGAATCTCAAAACCCTAATAACCCTTCTTCGAATCCTTCTTATTTTCCAGTCATGGAGTTTCTTAAGACGGGGATCAGCTCAATGGGATCAGTGGGTTCTTTTATGACAAATATCCCACCAGTTTCTGATAATCCCAACTCAGTTTTTTCATCTGGTAATAACTTTCCCGTGCATGGATTCAAATCAAGCTTGAGTTTTTCATTAGATCGTGGACTAGTTGATCATAATCAAAATGAATATGGGAATCTGCAAGATCACACAAACTCATCGAGGATATTGTTCCCTTTTGAAGAACTGAAGCCTGTTTCTACAAATCATGAGCAATTTGAGCAAGATAGAGAGCAGGCAGAATCAAATGGATACTGGAATGGAATGCTTGCGGAGGGTTCTTGGTGA